From Bacteroidota bacterium, a single genomic window includes:
- a CDS encoding B12-binding domain-containing radical SAM protein — protein sequence MSILLFNPRSNNYKPRIPNSVLQVAASIDAKYDWVIVDGNLEQNPIEKIEKLIVERRIKYCGFTVMPGPQLKQAIPFAKQLKEKFPNLKMIWGGYFPSNHANVVLQSGYVDFIVNGMADVAFPQLIHALEKGDSIATVPNLIYLEHEEITTNPKDGIYELDTLSPLPYTKLNELYPFQKYLGKTYLGTKTIAYHSSFGCPFTCSFCAVVPIYNARWKGKSAKLIYQDIKFLKDHFGGNAIEFHDNNFFVSEKRTTEFANLIMHDNMTWWGEGRIDTIDKYSDHSLETIRKSGCKMIFFGAETGNDKLLKMMDKGGTQTAEQIRRFANRMHQFDIIPEYSFVLGMPAPTQELVWEQIRSDIDFIKQIKDTNPDAEIIIYVYSPVPQEGSELYKSAKTEGFKFPTTLEEWISPSWENFDLRKNPLTPWLTPEMIAYIKNFETVLNGYFPTVSDYKLKSWQRNLLKTSAMWRYKSSSYAFPYEIKTLNKLFKYRQPEIEGF from the coding sequence ATGAGCATTTTGCTTTTCAATCCCCGAAGTAATAACTACAAACCACGAATACCTAATTCGGTATTGCAGGTAGCTGCAAGTATTGATGCTAAATACGATTGGGTAATTGTAGATGGTAATCTGGAGCAAAATCCAATCGAAAAAATAGAAAAGCTTATTGTTGAAAGACGAATAAAGTATTGCGGATTTACAGTTATGCCGGGCCCACAACTAAAGCAAGCTATACCTTTTGCAAAGCAGTTAAAAGAAAAATTTCCTAACCTGAAAATGATATGGGGAGGATATTTTCCAAGTAACCATGCAAATGTAGTGTTACAAAGTGGTTATGTTGATTTTATAGTAAATGGCATGGCAGATGTTGCTTTTCCACAACTCATCCATGCACTCGAAAAGGGGGATTCAATAGCTACCGTTCCGAATCTTATTTATTTGGAGCATGAAGAAATTACGACAAACCCTAAAGATGGCATTTATGAATTAGATACATTGTCACCCTTACCATATACCAAGTTAAATGAACTGTATCCGTTTCAAAAGTATTTGGGTAAAACCTACCTGGGTACAAAAACCATTGCCTATCACAGCAGCTTTGGATGCCCGTTTACATGCAGCTTTTGTGCAGTTGTGCCAATATATAATGCGCGATGGAAGGGGAAATCGGCAAAGCTGATTTATCAGGATATAAAATTTTTAAAAGACCATTTTGGTGGAAATGCCATTGAGTTTCACGACAACAATTTTTTTGTGAGTGAAAAAAGAACAACCGAATTTGCGAATCTAATAATGCATGATAATATGACCTGGTGGGGCGAAGGGCGCATAGATACCATTGATAAATACAGTGACCACAGCCTCGAAACCATACGTAAATCAGGATGTAAAATGATATTTTTTGGTGCCGAAACGGGAAATGACAAACTGCTTAAAATGATGGATAAAGGAGGCACACAAACTGCCGAACAGATTCGAAGATTTGCCAATCGTATGCACCAGTTTGATATCATTCCTGAGTATTCATTTGTGCTCGGCATGCCAGCACCTACTCAAGAACTTGTATGGGAGCAAATAAGAAGCGACATTGATTTTATAAAACAGATAAAGGATACAAATCCGGATGCTGAGATAATTATATATGTGTATAGCCCGGTGCCTCAAGAAGGAAGCGAATTATACAAGAGTGCAAAGACCGAAGGATTTAAATTTCCAACAACTCTAGAAGAGTGGATAAGCCCATCATGGGAAAATTTTGACTTGCGAAAGAACCCGCTCACCCCCTGGCTTACACCTGAAATGATTGCTTACATAAAAAATTTTGAAACAGTTTTGAATGGCTACTTCCCCACGGTAAGTGATTACAAGTTGAAATCGTGGCAACGCAATTTGCTCAAGACAAGCGCCATGTGGCGTTACAAGTCGAGTAGTTATGCTTTTCCTTATGAAATAAAAACCTTGAACAAATTATTTAAATACCGGCAACCTGAAATTGAAGGGTTTTAA
- a CDS encoding T9SS type A sorting domain-containing protein, translating into MMKHIFSCRKLLFLVLMTAITLNVFAQNQKRNRISALVQNALLKNPQVEQVNLFAPVAHPMVLERAKDAQALAVNMTALQKAVSTASEMIQLNIPYNGTQVSLLMYKADLGDFIVTTKDASGEHAAAYNHGIHYRGIVLGNSNSIATASLFANELMIVFSDESGNHNLGRLEDGSGYYVVYNEMKFNGKNPFECFMDDRSDENEPIAPIEKYGNTMMLDCKTVKCYYEADFAMYNAFGSNVTTTSNYVTSIFNEKATLYANDNIPIEISQIVVWTVTDPYATFTSTSTANQAFITQTGSTFNGDIANLLTTRNLGGGIAQGFSGLCNKQQAHCTSMIYTTYSNFPTYSWTIMVITHEMGHLMGSRHTHACVWNGNNTAIDGCSGSTEGGCPLPGNPSGGGTIMSYCHFNVGINFNLGFGPQPGGLLLNNFNNATCLTGSTAGTPTGLNTSGITANAANLNWNAVNGATQYAVEYKTSSAPFFAPLGTYTSNTAPLNGLTANTSYDWRVNADCSPFSNPISFTTSALAGCDTAVGMYVTNLTSTSAKVNWSAYSAAVKYRIRYRASGTTTWTVKLTNNAFYVITGLSPLTTYQYQVGVRCGPTWKKYSKTKTFKTLSNVPPTNYCASNGSNQAYEYIDNVTIGAINNTSGNNAGYGDYTNLSTAVNSNSTYAISVGLFKASTTDIEYVSAWIDYNRDGDFDDAGELAYSANGTQNVFTGNILTPALANFGQTRMRVSMQFSSAPPTCGTFTYGEVEDYIIDLQSPAPRLLAESDVENDMPLISVVPNPANDIIQLISDVEYDALQIQILDIRGKVVLSQTVSTASNFINIASLAQGIYVVKISELEGENQILKFVKQ; encoded by the coding sequence ATGATGAAACACATTTTTAGCTGCAGGAAGCTATTATTCCTGGTGCTCATGACAGCAATTACATTAAATGTTTTTGCGCAAAATCAGAAACGTAACCGCATTAGTGCACTAGTTCAGAATGCACTTCTTAAAAATCCTCAGGTTGAGCAGGTTAATCTGTTTGCACCTGTTGCACATCCTATGGTACTGGAGCGCGCCAAAGATGCACAAGCACTAGCGGTAAACATGACCGCTTTACAAAAGGCAGTTAGCACAGCAAGTGAAATGATTCAACTGAACATTCCTTACAATGGAACGCAGGTATCGTTGTTAATGTACAAAGCTGATTTGGGTGATTTTATTGTAACTACCAAAGATGCTTCAGGTGAGCATGCTGCTGCATATAATCATGGAATACATTACCGTGGTATTGTTTTGGGTAATTCCAATTCTATTGCTACTGCTTCTTTGTTTGCTAACGAATTGATGATTGTGTTTAGTGACGAAAGCGGAAATCATAACCTTGGTCGCTTAGAAGATGGAAGTGGCTATTATGTGGTGTATAATGAAATGAAATTTAATGGAAAAAATCCATTTGAGTGCTTTATGGATGATCGTTCTGATGAAAACGAGCCCATTGCACCTATCGAAAAATATGGCAACACCATGATGTTGGATTGCAAAACTGTAAAGTGTTATTACGAAGCTGACTTTGCTATGTATAATGCTTTTGGCAGTAATGTGACTACTACTTCTAATTATGTGACTTCTATTTTTAATGAGAAAGCTACCCTTTATGCCAATGACAATATTCCTATCGAAATTTCGCAAATTGTAGTATGGACTGTAACCGATCCTTACGCTACATTTACAAGTACTTCTACCGCTAATCAGGCATTTATAACTCAAACCGGCAGTACTTTTAACGGTGATATTGCTAACTTGCTAACCACACGTAACCTTGGGGGCGGCATTGCACAAGGCTTTAGCGGCCTTTGCAACAAGCAGCAGGCACATTGTACTTCCATGATATATACAACCTATTCTAACTTCCCTACCTATAGCTGGACCATAATGGTTATCACGCATGAGATGGGGCATTTAATGGGATCGCGCCATACACATGCTTGTGTGTGGAATGGAAATAATACAGCAATTGATGGTTGCAGCGGTAGTACTGAGGGAGGTTGCCCTTTGCCCGGAAATCCATCAGGTGGAGGTACCATTATGAGTTATTGTCATTTTAATGTTGGTATCAATTTTAATTTGGGTTTTGGCCCTCAACCAGGAGGATTATTATTAAACAACTTTAATAATGCAACCTGCCTAACAGGTTCTACTGCAGGCACCCCTACCGGATTAAATACAAGTGGCATTACTGCAAATGCTGCAAACCTTAACTGGAATGCAGTAAATGGCGCTACTCAATATGCTGTTGAGTATAAAACATCATCTGCTCCATTCTTTGCTCCATTAGGAACCTATACATCGAATACTGCACCACTAAACGGACTAACAGCAAACACCAGTTACGATTGGCGTGTAAATGCTGACTGCTCACCTTTTTCTAATCCTATTTCATTTACCACAAGTGCATTAGCAGGTTGCGATACTGCAGTAGGTATGTATGTTACCAATCTTACTTCAACATCAGCCAAAGTAAATTGGAGCGCCTATTCAGCAGCAGTTAAGTATAGAATACGCTATCGTGCTTCAGGTACTACTACTTGGACAGTTAAGCTAACTAATAATGCTTTTTATGTAATTACAGGCTTATCACCACTAACTACGTACCAGTATCAGGTTGGAGTTAGGTGCGGACCTACATGGAAAAAATATTCCAAGACCAAAACATTTAAAACACTTTCTAATGTGCCCCCAACCAATTACTGTGCTTCAAATGGCAGTAACCAAGCGTATGAATATATTGATAATGTAACAATCGGTGCCATAAATAATACGAGTGGCAACAATGCCGGATATGGTGATTATACAAATCTTAGTACTGCTGTAAATAGTAATAGTACGTATGCTATAAGTGTTGGCCTGTTTAAAGCCTCTACTACAGATATAGAATATGTAAGTGCATGGATTGATTATAACCGAGATGGCGATTTTGATGATGCGGGAGAACTAGCTTATTCTGCCAATGGAACACAGAATGTATTTACCGGAAATATCCTAACCCCTGCATTAGCTAATTTTGGTCAAACACGCATGCGTGTGTCCATGCAATTCTCTTCGGCACCTCCTACTTGCGGAACATTTACCTATGGTGAGGTTGAAGATTATATTATTGATTTGCAAAGCCCGGCACCACGCTTACTTGCCGAGTCAGATGTAGAGAACGATATGCCTTTAATCAGCGTTGTTCCTAATCCAGCCAACGACATCATTCAACTTATAAGTGATGTAGAGTATGATGCATTACAAATTCAAATACTTGATATTCGTGGTAAAGTAGTGCTTTCTCAAACGGTATCAACAGCAAGCAACTTCATCAACATTGCATCACTTGCACAAGGTATTTATGTTGTTAAAATTTCGGAGTTGGAAGGCGAAAACCAAATATTGAAATTTGTTAAGCAATAA
- a CDS encoding YihY/virulence factor BrkB family protein yields the protein MTGIFSRWFDGMPIVEVAKFFIKGLRKGDINMRASALSFSFFLALFPSVLFLFTLIPYIPIDNFQNELLKLLKTVIPEQAYIAVRETIEDIVGIKRGGVLSIGFIMALYFATNGTKAMMMGFNKSYHGSVKQSAWMMQWRATYITIILAVMVITAIGLLVGHSFIVRYIYKQQFVNKALYLLLVDSGKWIIMLLLCFFSISCLYYLGPSRKRKFRFISAGSSLATILIILTSIVFNYVVSNFTNYNKVYGSIGTLIIMMLYIRFNCLQLLIGFELNASIDNAKERADITKEKNNKADMVKVRV from the coding sequence ATGACCGGAATTTTTAGCCGATGGTTTGATGGAATGCCGATAGTAGAAGTGGCTAAGTTTTTCATTAAAGGACTGCGAAAGGGCGATATCAATATGCGTGCTTCGGCATTGTCATTCAGTTTTTTTCTTGCACTGTTTCCAAGTGTGCTTTTCTTGTTTACACTTATTCCGTATATACCTATCGATAATTTTCAAAATGAATTATTGAAATTATTAAAAACCGTAATACCTGAACAGGCTTACATCGCTGTGCGCGAAACCATAGAAGATATTGTTGGAATAAAACGAGGTGGTGTGCTTTCCATCGGATTTATCATGGCATTATACTTTGCTACCAACGGTACCAAAGCTATGATGATGGGATTTAATAAATCGTATCACGGATCGGTAAAGCAGTCGGCATGGATGATGCAATGGCGCGCAACTTACATCACCATAATTTTGGCGGTAATGGTCATTACGGCCATTGGTTTATTGGTTGGTCACTCGTTTATTGTAAGATACATTTACAAACAACAGTTTGTAAACAAAGCATTATACCTGCTGCTGGTTGATAGTGGCAAGTGGATTATCATGTTGCTGCTATGTTTTTTTTCTATATCATGTTTATATTACCTGGGGCCATCGCGCAAACGCAAATTTCGTTTTATAAGTGCAGGCAGCTCTTTGGCCACCATCTTAATTATTCTTACCTCCATTGTGTTTAATTATGTAGTAAGCAATTTTACCAATTACAATAAAGTGTATGGCTCTATTGGTACATTAATTATCATGATGCTTTACATCCGGTTCAATTGCCTGCAGCTGTTGATAGGATTTGAACTGAACGCATCCATTGACAATGCAAAAGAGCGGGCAGATATCACCAAAGAAAAAAACAACAAAGCGGATATGGTCAAAGTGAGGGTTTAG
- the nadC gene encoding carboxylating nicotinate-nucleotide diphosphorylase, which yields MFPLNEFISAALHEDVQSGDHTSLACIDARDADTAVLKIKDNGIIAGVELAEAIFKFVNPELQFIRGLKDGTSVSKGMEAFTVQGSTRDLLTTERLVLNCMQRMSGIATLTSQFVQAVAGTQAKILDTRKTTPLFRFFEKWAVLIGGGQNHRFGLFDMILIKDNHIDGCGGIVSAINNANAYLRQNNLSLKIEIEARTLEDIELICKIGNVQRILIDNFTPEAMHKAVKLIDKKFETEASGGITLDTVRSYAETGVDYISTGALTHSYRSLDLSFKIQK from the coding sequence ATGTTTCCATTAAACGAGTTTATAAGTGCCGCTTTGCACGAAGATGTGCAAAGTGGTGACCACACATCGCTGGCATGCATAGATGCCAGGGACGCAGATACTGCAGTGCTTAAAATAAAGGACAACGGCATTATTGCTGGGGTTGAACTTGCCGAAGCGATATTTAAATTCGTAAATCCAGAATTGCAATTTATTAGAGGTTTAAAAGATGGGACCTCAGTAAGTAAAGGTATGGAAGCATTTACGGTACAAGGAAGTACACGCGATTTACTTACCACTGAGCGGCTTGTGCTTAACTGCATGCAGCGCATGAGTGGTATTGCAACACTAACCAGTCAGTTTGTGCAAGCGGTGGCTGGTACTCAGGCCAAAATTTTGGATACCCGTAAGACGACTCCCTTATTCCGCTTTTTCGAAAAATGGGCAGTGCTAATAGGTGGCGGGCAAAATCACCGCTTTGGTTTGTTTGATATGATTTTAATTAAAGACAATCATATTGATGGCTGTGGTGGCATTGTATCGGCTATTAATAATGCCAATGCATACCTTAGGCAAAATAATCTATCCTTAAAAATTGAAATAGAAGCACGTACGTTAGAAGATATTGAATTGATTTGTAAGATAGGTAATGTGCAGCGCATTTTGATTGACAACTTTACTCCCGAAGCAATGCATAAGGCTGTAAAGCTGATTGATAAAAAATTTGAAACCGAAGCAAGTGGAGGCATCACACTTGACACCGTGCGCAGTTATGCCGAAACCGGAGTTGATTACATTAGCACAGGTGCGCTTACACACAGCTACCGCAGCCTCGATTTAAGTTTTAAAATTCAAAAATAA
- a CDS encoding DUF4783 domain-containing protein, which translates to MKFLKTIFLCLLLFSVSISAVKADVYSDIAEAIRNGDAKEIAKFFENNVNLTILGQEDIYSKAQAEQLLNNFFNKNTPRTFTLVHQGGPESAGKFVIGNLVTSDGKKYRVTIHVKKMAGEEVLQELRIETE; encoded by the coding sequence ATGAAATTTTTGAAAACCATATTTCTTTGTCTGTTACTATTTTCGGTTTCTATATCGGCTGTTAAAGCAGATGTGTATTCGGATATAGCAGAGGCAATACGCAATGGGGATGCTAAAGAGATAGCAAAATTTTTTGAAAATAATGTAAATCTCACCATTCTTGGTCAGGAAGATATTTATTCAAAAGCTCAGGCTGAACAATTATTAAATAATTTCTTCAATAAAAACACTCCTCGCACTTTCACCCTGGTTCATCAGGGAGGGCCCGAGTCGGCTGGTAAATTTGTAATCGGAAATTTGGTAACATCAGATGGAAAAAAATATCGTGTCACTATACATGTAAAGAAAATGGCAGGCGAAGAAGTGTTGCAAGAGCTACGAATCGAAACCGAGTAA
- a CDS encoding 23S rRNA (pseudouridine(1915)-N(3))-methyltransferase RlmH, translating into MQIKIIYAARKSEKTYADSIDDYLNRIRLMKYKIETKNIDIQKDTPISALVVKEEAAAFERQIARDEYLIILDDKGKSYTSEKFAQQIQSLANRSSKVCFLIGGAYGVDQELKQKANELLSLSTFTLPHQLARLVLSEQIYRALSIINNSKYHH; encoded by the coding sequence ATGCAAATAAAAATAATCTATGCAGCTCGAAAATCTGAAAAAACATATGCGGATTCTATCGATGATTACTTAAATAGAATCAGGCTTATGAAATATAAGATTGAAACTAAAAATATTGATATTCAGAAAGATACCCCCATTTCAGCCTTGGTAGTTAAAGAGGAGGCAGCAGCATTTGAACGTCAAATAGCAAGAGATGAATATTTAATTATTCTTGATGATAAAGGCAAATCATACACTTCTGAAAAATTTGCCCAACAAATACAATCGCTCGCCAACAGAAGTAGTAAGGTTTGTTTTCTGATTGGCGGAGCCTATGGCGTAGATCAAGAGTTGAAGCAAAAAGCCAATGAACTTTTAAGCCTTTCAACATTTACGCTTCCCCATCAACTTGCCCGCCTAGTGTTAAGCGAACAAATTTATAGGGCGCTAAGCATTATTAATAACAGTAAGTACCATCATTAG
- the dprA gene encoding DNA-protecting protein DprA: MSIPASDDLLFKISATLIPGVGNMLAKSLVSYCGGFKEIFLEKKSSLEKIPGVGSVTAEKILKFNDFKRAEEEIKFIDKYQIAAYSYLDKEYPERLRNCLDSPVMLYFKGQADLNTPRNIAIVGTRKATPYGRTITEQLVADLSAYNVTVTSGMAYGIDIAAHKQAVKSNVATIAVLGHGLDRIYPATHHATAEKMLHHGGLLSEYLSQTNPDRENFPTRNRIIAGMTDCIIVVEAAKSGGALITAEIAISYNRDIFAIPGRVEDEHSQGCNQLIKANKAMLIENAEDIANALGWNDKKIPEKKSFQAKLFIELKPDEKTVFNYIINNDECSIDALCLGCELTMSRTSAALLGLEFASLIKSLPGKRYKCL; this comes from the coding sequence ATGAGCATTCCTGCAAGTGACGACTTACTTTTTAAAATTTCGGCAACGCTAATACCGGGTGTTGGAAACATGCTTGCCAAGTCACTAGTAAGTTACTGTGGTGGATTCAAAGAAATATTTCTTGAAAAAAAATCGAGCCTCGAAAAAATTCCGGGTGTAGGCAGTGTAACAGCCGAAAAAATTTTGAAGTTCAACGATTTTAAGCGAGCCGAAGAGGAAATAAAATTTATAGATAAGTATCAAATTGCAGCATACAGTTACCTTGATAAGGAATACCCAGAGCGATTGCGCAATTGCCTTGACTCTCCTGTTATGCTTTATTTTAAGGGGCAAGCAGATCTAAACACACCACGAAACATAGCCATAGTAGGCACTCGAAAAGCTACCCCCTATGGCCGCACCATAACCGAACAGTTGGTTGCCGATTTGTCAGCATATAATGTTACCGTTACAAGCGGAATGGCTTATGGTATTGACATAGCTGCGCACAAGCAAGCAGTAAAATCTAACGTTGCCACCATAGCGGTGCTTGGTCATGGCCTCGATCGTATATATCCAGCCACGCACCATGCTACAGCCGAAAAAATGTTGCACCATGGCGGATTACTTAGCGAATACTTAAGTCAAACAAATCCTGACCGCGAAAATTTTCCTACCCGTAATCGAATTATTGCTGGCATGACCGATTGTATTATTGTTGTAGAAGCTGCCAAAAGCGGAGGCGCATTAATAACTGCCGAAATAGCTATTTCCTATAACCGCGATATTTTTGCCATCCCCGGTCGTGTAGAAGATGAACATTCGCAAGGTTGCAATCAATTAATTAAAGCAAACAAGGCAATGCTCATTGAGAATGCTGAAGATATTGCGAATGCATTGGGTTGGAATGACAAAAAAATCCCTGAAAAGAAAAGCTTTCAAGCCAAGCTTTTTATAGAATTGAAACCGGATGAAAAAACAGTGTTTAATTATATAATAAATAATGACGAGTGCAGCATTGATGCATTATGCCTGGGCTGTGAACTTACCATGAGTCGCACATCCGCTGCTTTGCTCGGCCTCGAGTTTGCTAGCCTCATCAAATCGTTGCCCGGTAAAAGGTATAAATGCCTTTAA
- a CDS encoding carbonic anhydrase: protein MKIKSVFKNNEKWVKEKPDLDKNYFKKLSKGQTPQVLYIGCSDSRVTAEELMGAKSGEVFTHRNIANMVVSIDLNAMSVINYAIRHLKVKHVVVCGHYGCGGVNAAMQSADLGILNPWLRNIRDVYRTHMEELDAITDLDLRYNRLIELNVQEQCVNLINTEVVQEAYKERGLQVHGRVFDVRNGKLINLKIHFPEILQYKKKIYKLD, encoded by the coding sequence TTGAAAATAAAAAGCGTTTTCAAAAACAACGAAAAGTGGGTTAAGGAAAAACCTGATCTTGATAAAAATTATTTTAAGAAATTATCAAAAGGGCAAACCCCCCAAGTACTGTATATAGGATGTAGCGATAGCCGAGTGACTGCCGAAGAACTGATGGGTGCCAAATCGGGAGAAGTATTTACTCATCGTAACATTGCCAACATGGTTGTAAGCATTGATCTTAATGCAATGTCTGTAATAAATTATGCCATCAGACATTTGAAGGTGAAGCATGTTGTTGTGTGCGGCCATTATGGTTGTGGAGGAGTAAACGCAGCAATGCAATCTGCCGATTTGGGAATATTAAACCCATGGTTGCGCAACATTCGCGATGTGTATCGCACTCACATGGAAGAATTGGATGCAATTACTGACCTTGACCTGCGATATAACCGTTTGATAGAATTGAATGTGCAAGAGCAATGTGTTAATCTTATTAATACCGAAGTCGTACAAGAAGCCTATAAAGAGCGCGGCCTGCAAGTGCATGGGAGGGTATTTGATGTACGCAATGGCAAGTTGATTAATCTGAAAATTCATTTCCCCGAAATACTCCAGTACAAAAAAAAAATTTACAAATTGGATTAG
- a CDS encoding multidrug transporter: protein MHAGQKYSFREVLFWTRRDLLRLLLISSIPVIAYQVMGWKWLALPWLPIALLGTAVAFVVGFKNNASYDRLWEARRIWGSIINVSRSWGIMVKDFISNRYALMPLTEDAMQLEKHKLIRLHLAWLTALRYQLREARVWEGIYKKHNAEYKDKWFKVEEHNSKIEDALAAYLSADDLNVVLTKTNIAAQLLAMQSDNLKKLQEDGLIDDFRHMEMQKLLVELYNHQGGSERIKNFPYPRQYATINAYFIHIFVVLVPFGMLNEFEKLGDCMVWLSIPFSTLSAWIFTTLEKIGEASESPFEGSANDVPLTAMCRTIEIDLKEMHHMPDIPKPLKPENNILV from the coding sequence ATGCATGCAGGTCAAAAATATTCGTTTCGCGAGGTACTCTTTTGGACACGTAGAGATCTACTAAGGCTCTTGTTGATTTCAAGCATACCAGTAATAGCTTATCAGGTTATGGGATGGAAGTGGCTTGCACTACCTTGGTTGCCCATTGCTTTATTAGGCACTGCGGTAGCTTTTGTTGTTGGATTTAAAAACAATGCCTCATACGATAGGTTGTGGGAAGCTCGCAGAATATGGGGAAGCATTATCAATGTGAGTCGCAGTTGGGGCATCATGGTAAAGGATTTTATTAGCAATCGTTATGCACTGATGCCATTAACAGAAGATGCTATGCAGTTGGAGAAACATAAATTGATACGATTACATCTGGCATGGCTTACAGCCTTGCGCTATCAGTTACGCGAAGCACGCGTTTGGGAAGGGATTTATAAAAAACATAATGCTGAGTATAAAGACAAGTGGTTTAAAGTAGAAGAACATAATAGCAAAATAGAAGATGCGCTGGCGGCTTATTTATCTGCTGACGATTTAAATGTTGTACTTACAAAAACCAACATAGCAGCACAATTGCTTGCTATGCAATCTGACAACTTAAAGAAATTGCAAGAAGATGGATTGATAGACGATTTTCGTCATATGGAAATGCAAAAATTGTTGGTAGAATTATATAATCATCAAGGTGGTAGCGAGCGAATTAAAAACTTCCCTTACCCGCGGCAGTATGCAACAATCAATGCATATTTCATTCATATTTTTGTGGTGCTTGTACCCTTTGGAATGCTAAACGAGTTTGAAAAACTTGGCGACTGTATGGTATGGCTTTCGATACCTTTTAGCACGCTTTCTGCATGGATATTTACAACACTCGAAAAGATTGGCGAGGCCTCAGAAAGTCCATTTGAGGGCAGTGCCAATGATGTGCCGTTAACAGCTATGTGCCGCACTATAGAAATTGATTTAAAAGAGATGCATCATATGCCTGATATTCCAAAACCACTGAAACCTGAAAATAATATACTCGTATAA